One genomic window of Nicotiana sylvestris chromosome 10, ASM39365v2, whole genome shotgun sequence includes the following:
- the LOC138880177 gene encoding uncharacterized protein has protein sequence MEEPPERWARSCSPRQRYDMLTTNIIESMNSVLLEARELPILRMMDFIQVKLQRWFYERRNEAEGTFYDVSYWVEKELKKKIDLAFTLNVFPVDSWRSIVEEEGITFLVDLNKRTYDCFQFQFDELPCIHAIAAIEKRNIKKSNFCSH, from the exons ATGGAAGAACCACCGGAAAGGTGGGCACGTTCTTGTAGTCCACGACAAAGATATGACATGCTCACAACAAACATAATTGAGTCAATGAATTCTGTCCTATTAGAAGCAAGGGAGCTGCCTATATTAAGAATGATGGATTTCATTCAAGTGAAGCTACAACGTTGGTTTTATGAAAGAAGAAACGAAGCAGAAGGAACTTTTTATGATGTTTCTTATTGGGTagagaaagaattgaagaaaaaaatagaTTTAGCATTTACTTTGAAT gtcttccctgttgattcatggcgttctatagttgaagaagaaggaataaCTTTCTTAGTGGACTTAAACAAAAGAACATATGATTGTTTTCAGTTTCAATTTGATGAATTACCATGCATACATGCAATTGCAGCTATTGAGAAGAGAAACATTAAGAAGTCCAACTTTTGTTCGCACTAG